A window of the Candidatus Zixiibacteriota bacterium genome harbors these coding sequences:
- a CDS encoding electron transfer flavoprotein subunit beta/FixA family protein → MNIAVCIKQVPDTETKIVLNPDSTDIVTEGIKLVMNPYDEYAVEEALKIKEKYGGKVTILCLGPEKSIEAIRTALAMGADDAVLLNDPAFEGGDSFTTALVLSKALSQIEYDIILTGKQAVDLDCSQVYAGLAEFLNLPYVSVVVGLELFPDQKKALAKRETEGGEKELIEVSLPAVFACQKDLNTPRYASLPGIMKAKKKEIKKLGLAEFCLNLEHVGAKGSKLKKGKYSLPPQRKAGIKIEGEIPEAAAKLVKLLREEAKII, encoded by the coding sequence GTGAATATAGCGGTCTGTATAAAACAGGTCCCGGATACTGAGACCAAGATCGTTTTAAATCCAGATTCAACTGATATCGTTACTGAGGGGATCAAATTGGTGATGAACCCTTATGATGAGTATGCAGTGGAGGAGGCTTTAAAAATCAAGGAAAAATACGGGGGGAAAGTAACCATCCTCTGCCTGGGTCCGGAAAAGTCAATCGAAGCTATCAGAACTGCATTAGCTATGGGTGCAGATGACGCGGTTTTGTTGAATGATCCTGCTTTTGAGGGCGGAGATAGCTTCACCACGGCTCTGGTTCTATCCAAAGCGCTGAGTCAGATTGAATATGACATCATCCTGACCGGGAAGCAGGCAGTGGATTTGGATTGCTCCCAGGTCTATGCGGGTTTAGCTGAATTTTTGAACCTGCCCTATGTTTCAGTTGTAGTGGGTTTGGAGCTTTTTCCTGACCAGAAAAAAGCTTTAGCAAAAAGGGAGACAGAAGGCGGGGAAAAGGAGCTGATCGAGGTTAGCCTTCCAGCAGTTTTTGCCTGCCAGAAGGATTTGAATACCCCAAGGTATGCTTCGCTTCCAGGAATAATGAAGGCGAAGAAAAAGGAGATAAAAAAGTTAGGATTGGCTGAGTTTTGTTTGAACCTGGAGCACGTCGGAGCTAAAGGGTCTAAGCTCAAAAAGGGAAAATACTCTTTACCTCCTCAAAGAAAAGCCGGGATTAAAATCGAAGGGGAAATTCCAGAAGCCGCTGCAAAACTGGTTAAGCTCTTAAGAGAAGAAGCCAAGATCATCTAA
- a CDS encoding electron transfer flavoprotein subunit alpha/FixB family protein, which produces MPGIWILAEHKEGKFKKITYELLSLGKKLKSKNGEELCALLLGSGIENLANQLGPYGADKVYYLEDEVYKSYLNESYTQGISELVKSQDPSILLAGATALGKDLFPRVATRLGTGLAMDCVSIDLGDNGLLKTVRPIYAGKVLMEATVHQTKPQMVTLRPNLVEISPVDSSKKAEVIKSKPDLKREDLRTMLKEILKGESKKIDLTEAKIIVSGGRGMKEKDNFKILEELADAFGEGTAVGASRAAVDSGYAPHDIQVGQTGKVVNPTLYIACGISGSIQHLAGMATSKYIVAINKDPEAPIFQKADYGIVGDLFQVVPLLTREVKKLKSEG; this is translated from the coding sequence ATGCCAGGAATATGGATTTTAGCTGAACATAAAGAAGGAAAATTTAAAAAGATTACCTATGAGCTTTTGAGCCTGGGTAAGAAACTCAAATCAAAAAACGGGGAAGAACTCTGTGCTTTGCTTTTAGGCTCAGGTATTGAGAATTTAGCAAATCAACTGGGTCCATACGGGGCTGACAAAGTCTACTACTTGGAAGATGAGGTCTACAAGAGCTATCTTAATGAAAGTTACACTCAGGGGATTTCAGAGTTAGTCAAATCTCAGGACCCTTCCATCCTCTTGGCTGGGGCAACTGCTCTGGGAAAAGACCTGTTTCCCAGAGTGGCGACCCGCCTGGGAACAGGCTTGGCAATGGATTGTGTAAGTATTGACCTTGGAGATAACGGTTTGTTAAAAACGGTTCGTCCGATCTACGCAGGAAAAGTTCTGATGGAGGCAACAGTCCATCAAACTAAACCACAAATGGTAACGCTCAGGCCGAATCTTGTTGAGATTTCACCAGTGGATAGTTCAAAGAAAGCTGAGGTGATTAAATCAAAACCTGATCTAAAAAGGGAAGACCTGAGAACAATGCTCAAGGAGATTTTGAAAGGGGAAAGTAAAAAAATAGATTTGACTGAAGCCAAAATCATAGTCTCAGGTGGCAGGGGGATGAAAGAAAAGGATAATTTCAAAATATTAGAAGAATTGGCAGATGCTTTTGGAGAAGGGACTGCTGTAGGAGCTTCACGCGCTGCAGTTGATTCAGGTTATGCCCCGCACGATATTCAGGTTGGGCAAACTGGAAAGGTAGTCAATCCCACTCTCTACATCGCCTGCGGGATTTCCGGCTCGATCCAGCATCTTGCCGGGATGGCAACTTCGAAATACATCGTGGCGATAAACAAGGACCCGGAAGCACCCATTTTTCAAAAGGCGGATTACGGCATCGTGGGCGACCTCTTTCAAGTTGTTCCCCTTTTGACCCGGGAAGTAAAAAAGCTGAAATCCGAAGGTTGA